The genomic segment CCATGAGTTCGGAAATACGTACCAGTGGTTCGGATTTGACAGAACAGGATGCGCCGCAATCTTGACGAGCATTTGTGCATGCCGCTCGTTGATGGGCAGCAATTTCTGCCGGAACATTCCGAGCCATTCGCCATGCTCTAATATATCCTTGGCTTCTGCCAGCTTGCGGCCGCTCTCAATCACGGCGCCCACGGTCTGACTCAGGCAGCCGCGGATCTGTTCGGCCCATTGCTCGGGTGTGAGTTTTCGCCGCTCAAGGCGTACCACGTTGTTTTTCATGGCCGCCCTTACTGACTGGTGGATGTACGCCGGCGAGATTCCGCCCAGGCCGTCAAGGTTTCATCGGTATAATAGACTTTGCGCCCGAGCTTGTAATACTCAGGCCCGCCGCCGATGCAACGCAATTTCTCAAGGGTGCGAGGTTTGAGCCCCACACAGGGCGCCGATTGTGCGGTGTCTTTGAATTTGCCGTTCGGATTCATGCTGCCTCCAATGTTGTTCGGCAGCATCGTAATTGAGAAAACCCGATAGGGAAATGGAGTGTCAGTTTTAAGCTATAGGCTTATTTCTGACATTGGGTGATGCGGTCCTGTGTTGCATTCGCGGCTTTGAGAAGGCTGGCGCCGCATTCTCGCGGGTTTCTGGCTTTTGATTTTGGGTATATTGTTTTCCAGATATCTTCATAGGTTGCGCCGGCAGCTTCACCGTCAAGCCCGCGAAGATAGGCGGTGTACTTATCGTCGCGTTTTCGATTTTTGAAATGAATTTGCAAATGCTCTTGAAGAAATCGCAAACCAAACTCGGCTCGCTCAAGTTGGAATTTCAAGGGTTGACGATAGTTGAATACAATCGCGCAGCAGTTGTTCGGCATACTCCAATTATGATCCAGCACGGTCCGGTTGTATATACCGCCGGGTTCCATGACGCGGATAGCCGAGGTTGAAACGAATGTGACGGGCATATTTGAGCATGCAGGATTAATGAGGCATGCGAGGCCATACCTCTCTACACTACGCAGCATGTGTACTCGATATTCTGGATGATCGGGTGTACAAATGAAGTTATGGAAATTTACGCTGCCGAGTCTAGCGGCCACTTTCAAAGAATCGGCAAGGGTTAGATTCTGATATACCTTCACTGTCTGCGGTAGGTGCGCGAGCCAGTCCTTTCTATAATCCCTGCGCCGACGCAAAAACTCCCAACGAAATATGCTTTCGCGCCAAATCTCATCCACGGTTTCGGGGAATGAATACGCCCCGGCCTCGCGCCAGTCTGGAATACCCCATTGTTTTCTGGCTTGTTCTTTCGAAGGCTTCTGCATGTTTCCTCCGCTCACTTCACGCGCCTGATTCCGGGTTGTGTTTTCAGCGCTTCATCAATCCGGTTGCCGATCAATTCTGCCGCCGCTTTGAGCGGGTCCTGCGCCAGATGGGCATATCTTTGCGTTGTGGAGGCGTCCAGGTGCCCTA from the Terriglobia bacterium genome contains:
- a CDS encoding DNA-binding protein, coding for MNPNGKFKDTAQSAPCVGLKPRTLEKLRCIGGGPEYYKLGRKVYYTDETLTAWAESRRRTSTSQ